Proteins found in one Alicyclobacillus cycloheptanicus genomic segment:
- a CDS encoding ATP-binding protein, which translates to MGRSIQGKLVVVYLLLIVFSLELIGAYFVRSLNNSLMQSETRTVESQAQLIATMAAPHMNQAKHPGQSVTPILASLPQLVNGTAYILDRQGVVVATSVGQALIGQKRIDSIVTQAIVSHRTTAAIRVDPLSDQHLLQVAVPIDEQGKFVGIVEYVVPVQTIYDTVRQVTTIFYTVSLVALVLTAILTMILSRTITRPVVDVTEQARRMASGDLTQRLAVQSDDEFGALANAINHLADHWASAVAENEQEQERLQAIIKYMGDGVVVLDATLRPVLFNDAALRLFRDPDGDWMDPAQLGLSRETLGASPEGTYIRSVGDALLHVHVTAIRSEGSVDGYVALIRDVTEQERLNQAQRDFVANVSHELRTPLTSIKSYIEVLRERSDMDEGTRQQFLAVIDQETERMVRLTRDLLQLSGLSRTRPGGYRRGVVDVKAWLIAAIDRFQLQAEAQSVAIELDLLDAGTMPGDRDMLDRVLDNLLSNALKYTPAGGRIVLSARVKRNVLEVRVADTGVGIPPEDLPHVFERFYRVDKARSRRKGGSGLGLALVREITELHGGDIRLESRVDGGTTVILTFPLQEDWS; encoded by the coding sequence GTGGGGCGAAGCATTCAGGGAAAACTGGTCGTGGTGTATCTTCTGCTCATCGTGTTCTCCCTTGAGCTGATTGGCGCGTATTTTGTGCGCTCACTGAACAATTCCCTGATGCAGAGTGAAACCCGGACGGTCGAGTCGCAAGCTCAGCTCATTGCGACAATGGCCGCACCCCACATGAATCAGGCGAAGCACCCCGGGCAGAGTGTCACGCCGATTTTGGCTTCGCTGCCGCAACTCGTCAACGGAACTGCGTACATTCTCGACCGGCAAGGGGTGGTCGTCGCGACCTCCGTGGGCCAGGCGCTGATTGGGCAAAAGCGGATTGACTCCATCGTCACCCAGGCCATCGTGTCGCACCGAACCACGGCCGCCATTCGGGTTGATCCGCTCTCTGACCAGCACCTTCTGCAAGTCGCGGTGCCGATTGATGAGCAGGGCAAGTTTGTCGGCATTGTCGAGTACGTCGTGCCTGTCCAGACCATTTACGACACCGTGCGCCAGGTGACCACCATCTTCTACACCGTCAGTCTGGTCGCGCTGGTGCTGACCGCGATCCTCACCATGATTTTGTCAAGAACAATCACCCGTCCCGTGGTGGACGTCACCGAGCAGGCGCGAAGAATGGCGTCCGGCGACTTGACGCAGCGCCTGGCCGTGCAGAGCGACGACGAGTTTGGCGCCCTGGCGAACGCCATTAACCACCTGGCTGACCACTGGGCCAGCGCCGTCGCTGAAAATGAACAGGAGCAGGAGCGCCTCCAGGCCATCATCAAGTACATGGGGGACGGCGTGGTGGTCCTGGATGCGACGCTGCGCCCGGTGCTGTTCAACGACGCAGCGCTGCGTCTGTTTCGCGATCCCGATGGCGACTGGATGGACCCTGCCCAGCTGGGGCTGAGCCGCGAGACGCTCGGCGCCAGCCCGGAGGGCACGTACATCCGGTCGGTCGGCGACGCGCTCCTGCACGTGCACGTCACAGCCATCCGCAGCGAGGGCAGCGTGGACGGCTACGTGGCGTTGATTCGCGACGTCACCGAGCAGGAGCGGCTGAACCAGGCGCAGCGTGACTTCGTCGCCAACGTGTCGCATGAGCTGCGGACGCCCTTGACCAGCATCAAGTCGTATATCGAAGTGCTGCGCGAGCGGTCCGACATGGATGAGGGAACGCGCCAGCAGTTTCTCGCCGTAATTGACCAGGAGACGGAGCGGATGGTGCGGCTGACCCGAGACTTGCTGCAGTTGTCCGGTTTGAGCCGAACGCGCCCCGGCGGCTACCGCCGCGGGGTGGTCGATGTCAAAGCGTGGCTCATCGCGGCGATTGACCGCTTCCAGCTCCAGGCCGAGGCGCAGTCGGTAGCGATCGAACTGGACCTGCTCGATGCAGGCACGATGCCGGGTGACCGGGACATGCTCGACCGCGTGCTCGACAACTTGCTCAGCAACGCGCTCAAGTACACGCCAGCGGGCGGGCGCATCGTGCTGTCCGCACGGGTCAAGCGAAACGTGCTGGAGGTCCGCGTCGCCGACACAGGGGTGGGGATTCCGCCGGAGGACCTGCCCCACGTCTTTGAGCGGTTTTACCGCGTGGACAAGGCGCGGTCGCGCCGAAAAGGGGGAAGCGGTCTCGGGCTCGCGCTGGTGCGGGAAATCACGGAGCTGCACGGCGGAGACATCCGCCTGGAAAGCCGGGTGGACGGGGGTACGACCGTGATTCTCACATTTCCGCTTCAGGAGGACTGGAGCTGA
- a CDS encoding response regulator, which translates to METVLVVDDEEPIANILKFSLEREGYRVQIALDGEEAVRMAREASPDLILLDIMLPEKDGFEVCREVRTFSAAPIIMLTARDAEVDKVLGLELGADDYVTKPFSTRELLARVKANLRRLALEREQAAGGHGRDRIVLGEVVIDVRQYEVRKRDELIPLTHREFELLAFLASRPGMVYTRESLLQEVWDADYIGDERTVDVTIRRLREKLEDDPGNPVYVLTKRGVGYYVGR; encoded by the coding sequence TTTCCCTGGAGCGCGAGGGATACCGCGTTCAAATTGCGCTCGACGGAGAGGAAGCGGTCCGCATGGCGCGGGAGGCCTCGCCGGACTTGATACTGCTTGACATCATGCTGCCGGAAAAGGACGGATTTGAGGTGTGCCGGGAGGTGCGGACCTTCAGTGCGGCGCCAATCATCATGCTGACGGCGCGAGACGCTGAGGTCGACAAGGTGCTTGGGCTCGAACTGGGCGCGGATGACTACGTCACCAAGCCATTCAGCACGCGCGAGCTGCTGGCGCGTGTGAAGGCGAATTTGCGGCGCCTGGCCCTCGAACGGGAGCAGGCTGCGGGCGGACACGGGCGTGATCGGATCGTATTGGGGGAAGTCGTCATTGATGTGCGGCAGTACGAGGTGCGCAAACGGGATGAACTGATTCCACTGACCCACCGCGAGTTCGAACTGCTGGCGTTTCTCGCTTCCCGCCCCGGCATGGTCTATACCCGAGAGTCTTTGCTGCAGGAAGTGTGGGACGCGGATTATATCGGAGACGAGCGCACGGTGGATGTCACGATTCGCAGGCTGCGCGAGAAGCTGGAGGACGACCCAGGCAACCCCGTCTATGTATTGACCAAGCGTGGCGTCGGGTACTACGTCGGGAGGTAG